A section of the Candidatus Omnitrophota bacterium genome encodes:
- the fabF gene encoding beta-ketoacyl-ACP synthase II: MKRRVVATGLGVISPLGNDIKIFWDNLVKGRSGISKLTAFDPTGFSSQIAGEARDFDPSLYMEKKEVKRTARFVQFAVAAARQALADSKINLEQEDPNRIGVLVGSGIGSLKVIEDETRRYLEKGPRKISPFLIPTLIVNEAAGWISIIFKLKGPTSCVATACATGNHAIGDAFRIIQRGDADVMICGGTESAITPLGVGGFCALKALSSRNDTPETASRPFDKDRDGFVISEGAGIVVLELLEHAQKRSAPIYCELVGYGMSSDAYHVTAPDPTADGPSRAIKIALDDANLKPEDVNYINAHGTSTILNDRIETKAIKIVFGDYAKRIAVSSTKSMTGHLLGGAGGVEFIALSFSIRDGIVPPTINYHNPDPECDLDYVPNEARRVNVQVGLSNALGFGGHNATLAAKKFSG, from the coding sequence TGTAATTTCGCCTCTTGGTAATGATATAAAGATTTTCTGGGATAATCTTGTTAAAGGTAGGAGTGGTATAAGTAAGCTGACCGCCTTTGATCCCACAGGGTTTTCTTCCCAGATTGCAGGTGAAGCTAGGGACTTTGATCCTTCTCTCTATATGGAGAAGAAGGAGGTAAAGCGCACAGCCAGGTTTGTCCAGTTTGCTGTTGCTGCGGCAAGACAGGCATTAGCTGATTCCAAGATTAATTTAGAACAAGAGGACCCAAATCGCATCGGCGTTTTAGTTGGTTCTGGAATTGGCAGTTTAAAAGTAATCGAAGATGAAACGAGGCGCTATCTAGAGAAAGGCCCCAGAAAGATATCGCCATTCTTAATACCAACGTTAATCGTAAATGAGGCAGCAGGCTGGATTTCTATTATTTTTAAGTTGAAAGGTCCAACTTCCTGTGTGGCAACTGCCTGTGCTACAGGCAACCACGCAATTGGAGATGCATTCAGGATTATCCAGCGTGGCGACGCAGATGTTATGATCTGCGGCGGCACTGAAAGCGCTATTACTCCTTTGGGAGTAGGCGGATTTTGCGCGCTTAAGGCCTTAAGCAGCAGGAATGATACACCTGAGACTGCAAGTCGGCCTTTTGACAAAGATAGAGATGGTTTTGTAATTTCAGAAGGGGCTGGCATTGTTGTTTTAGAGCTCTTAGAGCATGCCCAAAAACGCTCTGCACCCATTTACTGCGAGCTTGTTGGTTATGGCATGAGTTCTGATGCCTATCATGTTACTGCGCCTGATCCTACTGCTGATGGTCCATCGCGTGCAATTAAAATAGCTTTAGATGATGCAAATCTTAAGCCAGAAGATGTAAATTATATAAATGCACATGGGACCTCTACAATACTTAATGATCGCATTGAGACCAAGGCCATAAAAATTGTTTTTGGTGATTACGCAAAGAGAATTGCTGTTAGTTCCACAAAATCTATGACCGGACATTTATTAGGAGGTGCCGGTGGCGTAGAATTCATTGCCTTAAGTTTTTCCATAAGAGATGGAATCGTTCCACCCACAATCAATTATCACAATCCTGATCCGGAGTGCGATCTTGATTATGTCCCCAATGAAGCTCGCCGCGTGAATGTGCAAGTCGGGCTTTCTAATGCTTTAGGCTTCGGCGGTCACAACGCCACCCTCGCTGCAAAAAAGTTTAGTGGATAG
- a CDS encoding 3-isopropylmalate dehydratase small subunit has protein sequence MIIKGKVHKFADNVNTDEIIASRYLNATDPKELGSHCMEILDKDFSKNVVKGDIIVAGRNFGCGSSRQHAPLAIKGVGISCVIALSFARIFYRNCLNLGLPILEIKGADKITPGSELEIDLASGRIVDTTNNNVFQAAAYPEFMRSIINAGGLINWLRMQT, from the coding sequence ATGATAATAAAAGGTAAGGTTCATAAATTCGCTGATAACGTCAATACTGATGAGATAATCGCCTCGCGTTATCTTAATGCTACTGATCCAAAGGAATTAGGCTCACATTGCATGGAAATCTTAGATAAAGATTTCTCAAAAAATGTAGTTAAGGGTGATATAATAGTAGCTGGTAGGAATTTTGGTTGTGGTTCAAGCAGGCAACATGCCCCCTTGGCAATAAAGGGCGTAGGAATATCCTGTGTTATAGCCTTGAGTTTTGCGAGGATATTCTACCGCAATTGCCTAAACTTAGGTCTACCTATTTTAGAGATTAAAGGGGCTGATAAGATAACTCCTGGATCAGAATTAGAGATTGATTTGGCAAGCGGCCGGATAGTAGATACCACTAATAATAATGTATTTCAAGCAGCTGCCTACCCTGAATTTATGCGATCAATCATTAATGCCGGCGGAT
- the leuC gene encoding 3-isopropylmalate dehydratase large subunit translates to MGYTIAEKILLSHSEKDRISPGEFIWADVDFCLGNDITAPLAIEEFKNLKANKVFDPERIALIPDHFTPAKDFKAANAVNILKEFSRQYNIRHFYEVGRVGIEHALLPELGLVGPGDLVIGADSHTCTYGALGAFATGVGSTDLGACLATGKVWLKVPESIKFIYKGKPSKWVSGKDIILYTIADIGVDGANYMSMEFSGQAITSLAIEERFAISNMAIEAGAKAGIIAPDKTTLAYLKQAKYPRIKKAGNLQSDSDARYALIKEYDIKSWEPAVACPHLPSNVKAVSELEDIKINQVVIGSCTNGYLNDLRIAAKIIRGQSVHPDVRLIVIPATQKIYLAAVREGLAEIFVKAGGVFSTPTCGPCLGGHMGILDKGEVALATTNRNFLGRMGHAESFLYLSNSAVAAASAIKGRIAHPEEVM, encoded by the coding sequence ATGGGTTACACAATAGCAGAAAAGATATTATTAAGTCATTCTGAGAAAGACAGGATTTCTCCCGGTGAATTTATCTGGGCTGATGTTGATTTCTGTCTGGGTAATGATATTACAGCACCTTTAGCAATTGAAGAATTTAAGAATCTTAAGGCCAATAAGGTATTTGACCCTGAAAGAATAGCCCTTATTCCAGACCATTTTACTCCAGCCAAGGATTTTAAGGCTGCAAATGCTGTTAATATCTTGAAGGAATTTTCTCGCCAATACAACATCAGACATTTCTATGAGGTCGGGCGCGTAGGGATTGAGCATGCGCTTCTTCCTGAATTAGGATTAGTGGGCCCAGGAGATTTGGTTATCGGAGCTGATTCTCATACCTGCACATACGGAGCCCTAGGTGCCTTTGCTACAGGAGTTGGCTCGACAGATTTAGGTGCTTGTCTTGCTACTGGCAAGGTTTGGTTAAAGGTGCCAGAATCAATAAAATTTATTTATAAAGGGAAACCTTCCAAGTGGGTCAGCGGAAAAGATATAATTCTTTACACAATAGCTGATATAGGCGTTGATGGTGCAAACTACATGTCAATGGAATTCAGTGGTCAGGCAATCACTAGTTTGGCCATAGAAGAGCGTTTTGCAATTTCTAATATGGCGATTGAAGCTGGAGCAAAGGCAGGCATTATTGCACCTGATAAAACTACATTAGCCTACTTAAAGCAGGCGAAATACCCTCGCATTAAAAAGGCAGGAAATCTTCAATCAGATTCCGATGCAAGATATGCCTTAATCAAGGAATATGATATTAAGAGTTGGGAGCCGGCTGTGGCATGTCCGCATCTACCTAGCAATGTCAAGGCAGTGAGTGAACTTGAAGATATCAAGATAAATCAGGTGGTTATCGGTTCTTGTACTAATGGTTATTTGAATGATTTAAGGATTGCCGCTAAGATTATAAGAGGACAATCAGTCCATCCAGATGTGCGTTTGATTGTTATACCAGCAACGCAAAAGATTTATCTTGCCGCAGTAAGAGAAGGACTGGCTGAAATTTTCGTTAAGGCAGGAGGCGTATTTTCGACTCCTACTTGTGGACCCTGCCTTGGCGGGCATATGGGGATTCTAGATAAAGGCGAGGTTGCCTTAGCAACAACCAATAGAAATTTTCTAGGCAGAATGGGCCATGCGGAAAGTTTCCTGTATTTGTCTAATTCGGCAGTGGCAGCAGCCTCAGCGATTAAAGGACGCATAGCGCATCCAGAAGAGGTCATGTAG